The Acidobacteriota bacterium genome includes a region encoding these proteins:
- the polA gene encoding DNA polymerase I: MTAKRLFLIDGYSTIFRAFYAIRGLSTSAGEPTNAIYGFINMLRKLLREEEPPLLGIALDVGRATVRTEAYAEYKANRAPMPEDLRAQMPAIRRAIEAFRIPILELERYEADDVLGTLGSRGQEAGYDVTIVSADKDLFQLVSDRVSLLHTGREKTYDPALVEQDFGVPPEQVVDVLALVGDKVDNVPGVPGIGQKGAQTLIREYGDLQTLLEAAPELKRKAYREGLREHADQALLSKELVTIHTDLDVPFDAEALRMEAPDYEALAELCREFEFWSLLKELESESGGPEIEPAVILDSVEEFEEAARVLSPRIAVGVVFRRGGEPVGLSFAPIGGTVGRDLDGTIGRAGFADFGRPGMREAVAATLRAWLADPALELIGHDLKEVVRLCPHGEGRPRVSARLVDTMLMAYLVHSAVRSFGLATVALDRLFYKATTPADAGLGDATAALGDDPGLAVYAAEQAVLPALILEAITPQWGESPGAREVYEGIEVPLLPVLAAMEEEGIELDAGVLGEMSRRLELDSGDLAEEIFDLAGERFNIQSPTQLGVILFEKLGLPVLGRTRKTKKYSTGAEVLEQLAQRGFDLPAKVLQYRELTKLKSTYVDALPHLVAEDGRLHTRYHQAVAATGRLSSHDPNLQNIPIRTDIGRQVRRAFRARDGYLLLVADYSQIELRVLAHISGDEALIDIFQHGGDIHRSTAATVFGVAPALVTDEQRRASKTINFGIIYGMSAFGLARALGIARGEAQAFIDAYFERFPGVRTYTERTLAQAEEELRVETLYGRVRYLPDIKSRNRAVRENTRRMAVNARIQGTAADLLKLAMIAVDRRLRAELGAARLLLTVHDELVLEAPAGAIDELSALVREEMEGVADLRVPLVVDIDSGPDWYEAKA, encoded by the coding sequence GTGACCGCGAAGCGCCTCTTCCTGATCGACGGGTACTCGACGATCTTCCGGGCCTTCTACGCGATCCGGGGTTTGTCGACGTCGGCGGGCGAACCGACCAACGCGATCTACGGCTTCATCAACATGCTGCGCAAGTTGCTGCGCGAGGAAGAACCGCCGCTGCTCGGGATCGCGCTGGACGTGGGGCGTGCCACGGTGCGGACCGAGGCGTACGCGGAGTACAAGGCGAACCGGGCGCCGATGCCGGAGGACCTGCGGGCGCAGATGCCGGCGATCCGCCGCGCGATCGAGGCCTTCCGCATCCCCATCCTCGAACTGGAGCGCTACGAGGCGGACGACGTTCTCGGGACCCTGGGGAGCAGGGGGCAGGAGGCGGGCTACGACGTGACGATCGTCAGCGCGGACAAGGACCTGTTCCAGCTCGTGAGCGACCGGGTATCGCTGCTCCACACCGGTCGCGAGAAGACCTACGACCCTGCCCTGGTCGAGCAGGACTTCGGGGTGCCGCCGGAGCAGGTGGTCGACGTCCTCGCCCTGGTCGGCGACAAGGTGGACAACGTGCCGGGCGTGCCGGGGATCGGCCAGAAGGGCGCGCAGACGCTGATCCGCGAGTACGGCGACCTCCAGACGCTGCTCGAGGCGGCGCCCGAACTCAAGCGCAAGGCCTACCGCGAGGGGCTGCGGGAACACGCCGACCAGGCCCTGCTGTCGAAGGAGCTGGTCACGATCCACACCGACCTCGACGTCCCCTTCGATGCCGAGGCCTTGAGGATGGAGGCGCCGGACTACGAGGCGCTGGCCGAACTATGCCGCGAGTTCGAGTTCTGGAGCCTGCTCAAGGAGCTCGAGAGCGAGAGCGGCGGACCCGAGATCGAGCCGGCGGTCATCCTGGACTCCGTCGAGGAGTTCGAGGAGGCGGCACGGGTCCTGAGTCCCCGCATCGCAGTCGGCGTCGTCTTCCGGCGCGGCGGCGAACCGGTGGGGCTGTCGTTCGCGCCAATCGGAGGCACCGTCGGCCGAGACTTGGACGGGACGATCGGCCGGGCCGGCTTCGCGGACTTCGGGCGTCCAGGGATGCGGGAAGCCGTGGCGGCGACGCTGCGGGCGTGGCTCGCAGATCCTGCCCTCGAGCTGATCGGTCACGATCTGAAGGAAGTCGTCCGGCTCTGCCCGCACGGGGAGGGTCGTCCGCGGGTGTCCGCGCGGCTCGTCGACACGATGCTGATGGCCTACCTGGTTCACTCCGCGGTGCGGAGCTTCGGGCTGGCGACCGTCGCCCTCGACCGCCTCTTCTACAAGGCGACGACGCCGGCGGACGCGGGGTTGGGAGATGCCACGGCGGCGCTCGGCGACGACCCGGGTCTCGCTGTCTACGCGGCCGAACAGGCGGTGCTACCCGCACTGATCCTCGAAGCGATCACTCCCCAGTGGGGAGAGTCGCCCGGGGCGCGCGAGGTCTACGAGGGCATCGAGGTGCCCCTGTTGCCGGTCCTCGCGGCGATGGAGGAGGAGGGCATCGAGCTCGATGCCGGCGTGCTGGGCGAGATGTCGCGCCGCCTCGAGCTCGATAGCGGCGACCTCGCCGAGGAGATCTTCGACCTCGCGGGCGAGCGGTTCAACATCCAGTCACCGACTCAGCTCGGCGTCATCCTGTTCGAGAAGCTGGGGCTGCCGGTGCTCGGCCGCACCCGCAAGACGAAGAAGTACTCCACCGGCGCGGAGGTGCTGGAGCAACTCGCGCAGCGTGGCTTCGACCTGCCGGCCAAGGTGCTCCAATACCGGGAGCTGACGAAGCTCAAATCGACCTACGTCGACGCGCTGCCGCACCTCGTGGCGGAGGACGGGCGCCTCCACACCCGCTACCACCAGGCGGTGGCGGCCACCGGGCGGCTGTCCTCGCACGACCCGAACCTGCAGAACATCCCGATCCGCACCGACATCGGGCGCCAGGTACGCCGCGCTTTTCGCGCCCGCGACGGCTACCTGCTCCTGGTCGCGGACTACAGCCAGATCGAGCTGCGGGTGCTCGCGCACATCTCGGGCGACGAGGCGCTGATCGACATCTTCCAGCACGGCGGCGACATTCATCGCTCGACCGCGGCCACCGTGTTCGGCGTGGCCCCGGCCCTGGTGACCGACGAGCAGCGGCGGGCCTCCAAGACGATCAACTTCGGGATCATCTACGGGATGTCCGCGTTCGGCCTCGCCCGCGCCCTGGGCATCGCGCGAGGGGAGGCGCAGGCCTTCATCGACGCCTACTTCGAGCGCTTCCCCGGCGTGCGCACCTACACCGAACGGACGCTTGCGCAGGCGGAGGAGGAACTCCGCGTCGAGACCCTCTACGGCCGGGTCCGCTACCTGCCGGACATCAAGAGCCGCAATCGCGCGGTGCGCGAGAACACGCGGCGGATGGCCGTCAACGCCCGCATCCAGGGCACGGCGGCCGATCTTCTGAAGTTGGCGATGATCGCCGTCGACCGCCGGCTGCGGGCGGAACTCGGGGCGGCCCGACTCCTGCTGACCGTCCACGACGAGCTCGTGCTCGAGGCGCCGGCCGGCGCCATCGACGAACTGTCGGCCCTGGTCAGAGAGGAGATGGAGGGAGTCGCGGACCTGCGCGTGCCGCTCGTCGTCGACATCGACTCGGGCCCCGACTGGTACGAAGCGAAGGCCTGA
- a CDS encoding TIGR03842 family LLM class F420-dependent oxidoreductase, whose product MSFGVVLQPDPPISRVVELAVMAEGRGFDQCWLFDSHVLWPEPFVIFSQILARTERMGVGPMVTNPGTRDITVLGSLFATLDSMYPGRTLCAMGRGDSALRYIGRRPESLAASVNAMNVIRALFAGRDADLGGATVRIPWREESGAELPVWFAAYGPKALEVVGRHADGFVLQLADPKILEWTLQAVRDAAEDEGRDPDAITVCVVAPAYVGDDLAHQRDQLRWFGGMVGNHIHDLVMRYGEDDSKVPHALAEYIRQRQGYDYSHHGRSGNPDTEFVPDGIVDRLCVLGPAEAHIEKLRELQSLGVDHFAVYLMHDDKEGTLAAYGDQVMPALRGA is encoded by the coding sequence ATGTCCTTTGGCGTGGTCCTCCAGCCCGACCCGCCGATCTCCCGCGTCGTCGAACTCGCGGTCATGGCCGAGGGCCGAGGATTCGACCAGTGCTGGCTCTTCGATTCCCACGTCCTGTGGCCGGAGCCGTTCGTCATCTTCTCGCAGATCCTGGCGAGGACGGAGCGGATGGGCGTCGGACCGATGGTGACGAACCCGGGCACGAGGGACATCACGGTGCTCGGTTCGCTGTTCGCGACGCTGGACTCCATGTACCCGGGACGCACGCTCTGCGCGATGGGGCGAGGAGACTCGGCGCTGCGCTACATCGGCCGGCGGCCCGAATCGCTCGCGGCCTCGGTGAACGCGATGAATGTCATCCGGGCGCTGTTCGCCGGCCGCGATGCGGACCTGGGCGGCGCGACGGTGCGGATCCCCTGGCGCGAGGAGAGCGGCGCCGAGTTGCCGGTGTGGTTCGCCGCCTACGGCCCGAAGGCGCTGGAGGTCGTCGGCCGTCACGCCGACGGCTTCGTACTGCAACTCGCGGACCCGAAGATCCTCGAGTGGACGCTCCAGGCGGTGCGCGACGCCGCCGAAGACGAGGGCCGCGACCCGGACGCGATCACGGTCTGCGTGGTCGCTCCGGCCTACGTCGGCGACGACCTGGCGCATCAACGGGACCAGCTGCGCTGGTTCGGCGGCATGGTCGGCAACCACATCCACGATCTCGTCATGCGCTACGGCGAGGACGACTCGAAGGTGCCCCACGCGCTCGCCGAGTACATCCGCCAGCGGCAGGGGTACGACTACTCCCACCACGGCCGCAGCGGCAACCCGGACACCGAGTTCGTGCCCGACGGCATCGTCGACCGTCTGTGCGTGCTCGGGCCGGCGGAGGCCCACATCGAGAAGTTGCGGGAACTGCAGTCCCTGGGTGTCGACCACTTCGCCGTCTACCTGATGCACGACGACAAGGAAGGCACGCTCGCGGCGTACGGCGACCAGGTGATGCCGGCGCTGCGGGGCGCGTGA
- the selB gene encoding selenocysteine-specific translation elongation factor has translation MKRFVVGTAGHVDHGKTRLVEALTGVDCDRWEEEKRRGITIDLGFASMLEDGWQIGFVDVPGHERFVRNALAGLGGIQMMVLVVAADEGVMPQTLEHLAICSLLRIPAGVAVLSKIDLVPADLLELAQLELEETLADTPFAEAPILPVSAETGEGLERLRKTLVDLAREAAPLDRHSRLPARLPIDRAFQLQGLGVLVTGTLARGTIAAGDELDVLPSGTSARVRSIEVHGESRERAQAGERTSLQLVGVGLEDVARGCELTAPGVYRATSSLLVRCRLLESAPEPLQGSCSVRLHVMAAQRVGRLRPLSPEGLQPGGEAIAEIRLEEPLVAIRGDRFVIRRPSPQTTLGGGEVLDPAWRHRRGKALGTTIEALGKDTASAAVQWTADGREAGLATSELALRLGVVRGDAASVLTDAAREGLLLEAGPERFVTAGTVRSVSRRARRLVEAHFAADRLSRGMPKAELVRRLLGARAGDLAPAYLDWASQGDSDRAVTVDGDLVTLPGRTGELTGAESKLAQDIVEGFEKQGLAPGSPEELCRTLGAKPQLFDGVLRYLVERGRLARLPNGLVLASSSLERFQADLLATGWDTFTVAEFKDRFGLTRKWAIPLLEHLDRQRLTRREGDRRRVLRPRG, from the coding sequence GTGAAGCGGTTCGTCGTCGGCACGGCCGGCCACGTCGACCACGGCAAGACGCGGCTTGTTGAGGCCCTGACCGGCGTCGACTGCGACCGCTGGGAGGAAGAGAAACGGCGCGGCATCACGATCGATCTCGGTTTCGCGTCGATGCTGGAGGACGGCTGGCAGATCGGCTTCGTCGACGTTCCGGGCCACGAGCGGTTCGTGCGCAACGCGCTCGCGGGCCTGGGCGGCATCCAGATGATGGTCCTCGTCGTGGCCGCCGACGAAGGGGTCATGCCCCAGACCCTGGAGCACCTCGCCATCTGCTCGCTGCTCCGGATTCCGGCCGGCGTCGCGGTGCTCTCGAAGATCGATCTGGTGCCAGCCGATCTGCTGGAGCTGGCGCAACTGGAGCTGGAGGAGACGCTGGCCGACACGCCGTTCGCCGAGGCGCCCATTCTGCCGGTGTCGGCCGAAACCGGAGAGGGACTCGAGCGGCTTCGCAAGACCCTGGTGGACCTCGCACGCGAAGCGGCGCCGCTCGACCGCCACAGCAGGCTGCCAGCCCGCCTGCCGATCGACCGCGCCTTCCAGCTCCAGGGACTCGGTGTGCTGGTCACCGGCACACTGGCCAGGGGAACCATCGCGGCCGGCGACGAACTCGACGTTCTGCCGTCCGGCACAAGCGCTCGTGTGCGCAGCATCGAAGTTCACGGAGAAAGCCGTGAACGGGCGCAGGCCGGCGAACGCACCTCGCTGCAACTGGTCGGCGTCGGCCTGGAGGACGTTGCCCGAGGCTGCGAACTGACCGCTCCGGGCGTCTACCGGGCCACGTCCTCCCTGCTCGTGCGCTGCCGGCTGCTCGAGTCCGCGCCCGAACCGCTCCAGGGGAGCTGCTCCGTGCGGCTGCACGTGATGGCGGCCCAGCGGGTCGGCAGGCTGCGGCCCCTGTCCCCCGAGGGCCTCCAGCCGGGCGGAGAGGCCATCGCGGAGATCCGCCTGGAGGAGCCGCTGGTGGCGATTCGCGGTGACCGTTTCGTGATCCGCCGGCCGTCTCCCCAGACAACGCTCGGCGGCGGCGAGGTGCTGGACCCGGCCTGGAGGCACAGACGCGGCAAGGCCCTCGGGACGACGATCGAGGCGCTCGGCAAGGACACCGCCTCGGCAGCCGTGCAGTGGACCGCCGATGGCCGGGAGGCCGGCCTCGCAACCTCCGAACTCGCCTTGCGCCTGGGAGTCGTCCGCGGCGACGCCGCGAGCGTGCTGACCGACGCCGCCAGGGAGGGCCTGCTACTCGAAGCAGGACCCGAGCGCTTCGTCACCGCCGGCACCGTGCGCAGCGTGTCGCGTCGCGCCCGGCGGTTGGTCGAGGCGCACTTCGCCGCCGATCGCCTGTCCCGCGGCATGCCCAAGGCCGAACTCGTCCGGCGCCTGCTCGGCGCCCGCGCGGGCGATCTCGCCCCCGCCTACCTCGACTGGGCAAGCCAGGGAGATTCCGACCGGGCGGTGACGGTCGACGGCGACCTCGTCACCCTGCCCGGCCGCACCGGCGAACTGACCGGCGCGGAGTCGAAGCTGGCCCAGGACATCGTCGAGGGGTTCGAGAAGCAGGGGCTCGCCCCCGGCTCCCCCGAGGAACTCTGCCGCACCCTCGGCGCCAAGCCACAGCTCTTCGACGGCGTGCTCCGCTACCTCGTCGAACGCGGCCGCCTGGCCCGCCTTCCGAACGGCCTCGTTCTGGCCTCCAGCTCCCTGGAGCGGTTCCAGGCCGACCTGCTAGCCACGGGCTGGGACACCTTCACCGTCGCCGAGTTCAAGGACCGCTTCGGCCTCACCCGCAAGTGGGCGATTCCCCTGCTGGAGCACCTGGACCGGCAGCGGCTGACGCGGCGGGAGGGGGACCGGCGCCGGGTGCTGCGGCCGCGGGGGTAG
- a CDS encoding sigma-54 dependent transcriptional regulator, producing the protein MTSKARILVVDDEAGIRQTLRGILEDEGHSVTTAADGVSGRALMSSDEFDLVLLDVWLPDRDGLDLLSELRDGRFTTPVIVISGHGNIDTAVKAMRIGAHDFLEKPLALNRVVVSVENALERYRLEREVQELSNRLEPERHLIGDSEPMRRLGSDLELAARAESRILITGENGTGKELVARRVHSLSRRSSSAFVEVNCAAIPEELIESELFGHVKGAFTGASGSRRGRFEQADGGTLFLDEIADMSLATQAKVLRVLEEQRFERVGGSDPIDVDVRVLAATNKDLEGDELPAGRFREDLYFRLAVIPLHVPALRERREDIPALVDHFMKRFAAEAGRRPKAVDAAALERLVAYSWPGNVRELRNLTERLMIMAPGKAVGLADLPPRIRGKGVVAPIEDDYASLKEAREAFERLYIEQRLIAAGGNVSQTARDLGIDRRHLYRKLRAYGIDPGRGQ; encoded by the coding sequence ATGACGAGCAAGGCCCGCATTCTGGTCGTCGACGACGAGGCCGGCATCCGGCAGACGCTGAGGGGGATCCTCGAGGACGAGGGTCACTCGGTCACGACCGCCGCGGACGGGGTCAGCGGGCGCGCCCTGATGTCGAGCGACGAGTTCGATCTCGTCCTGCTCGACGTGTGGCTGCCCGACCGCGACGGCCTGGATCTGCTCTCGGAACTCCGCGATGGACGCTTCACGACACCGGTCATCGTCATCTCCGGCCACGGCAACATCGACACGGCGGTCAAGGCGATGCGGATCGGCGCCCACGACTTCCTGGAGAAGCCCCTGGCGCTGAACCGGGTCGTGGTCTCGGTGGAGAACGCGCTCGAGCGCTACCGCCTCGAGCGGGAAGTGCAGGAACTCTCCAACCGGCTCGAGCCGGAACGGCATCTGATCGGCGATTCCGAGCCGATGCGCAGACTGGGCAGCGACCTGGAGCTTGCCGCCCGAGCCGAGAGCCGTATCCTGATCACCGGCGAAAACGGGACCGGCAAGGAGCTCGTCGCCCGCCGCGTGCACAGCCTCTCGCGGCGCAGCAGCAGCGCCTTCGTCGAGGTGAACTGCGCCGCGATCCCCGAAGAACTGATCGAGAGCGAGCTCTTCGGGCACGTCAAGGGCGCCTTCACCGGGGCATCCGGCAGCCGCCGCGGACGCTTCGAACAGGCCGACGGGGGCACTTTGTTCCTCGACGAGATCGCGGACATGTCGCTCGCAACCCAGGCCAAGGTCCTGCGGGTGCTCGAAGAGCAGCGGTTCGAGCGGGTGGGCGGCAGCGATCCGATCGACGTCGACGTCCGGGTGCTGGCAGCGACGAACAAGGACCTGGAGGGAGACGAGCTACCGGCCGGGCGCTTCCGCGAGGACCTCTACTTCCGGCTGGCCGTGATTCCGCTCCACGTGCCCGCCCTGCGTGAGCGGAGAGAGGACATTCCGGCGCTCGTCGACCACTTCATGAAGCGCTTCGCCGCCGAGGCCGGACGCCGGCCCAAGGCCGTCGACGCGGCGGCGCTCGAGCGCCTGGTCGCCTACTCCTGGCCGGGCAACGTGCGAGAGCTCCGCAACCTGACCGAGCGGCTGATGATCATGGCGCCCGGGAAAGCGGTCGGTCTCGCGGATCTGCCGCCCCGGATCCGCGGCAAGGGCGTGGTCGCCCCGATCGAGGACGACTACGCGTCACTCAAGGAGGCGCGCGAGGCCTTCGAGCGGCTCTACATCGAGCAGCGGCTGATCGCCGCCGGCGGCAACGTCTCCCAGACCGCCCGCGACCTCGGGATCGACCGGCGCCACCTGTACCGCAAGCTCCGCGCCTACGGCATCGACCCGGGGCGCGGCCAGTGA
- a CDS encoding ATP-binding protein: MTTTQGTPPRSLRELIKSNRFLVWLLVLALAVPTAGYYALQRGREIDPAALNNSILLFALRNLNVVLILIVAFVLVRNLTKLWIERRRQRLGAKFRTKLILTYIGLSLLPGLVLFLYATELLQGSIDRMFRTDIDDLLEPANQVSQALTSTHQDQLLRDAERLLSETADLDLEDPRGRGSLSRALGETLSSADLDYLAVYRDTTFVHATVNPQTLSEMPEPTRGMLLEAIRTGAARAVDQVSGREERLILGAAATDGADEPTVAVAGRLLDAELAGNTETLIGAYQSRRQLHAQRDEIRAAYWLLFLTVTLCILLVSCWVGLYVAGRVTGPIEALAAGTRRIAGGDLQHRVEAAADDEVQVLVDSFNRMTDALEDSNRDLVATNRRLDAERARIEAVLESGPAGVLSLDRDGRILTCNRAALEMLGLAPDTVLAGSPPEALGELLPDRGIEAVFADLPDATRRRRRPQTTPARREVSLGGKDDWKTLEVKTSPLRAPSGAGGFELLGHVIVIEDLTALLDAQKAATWTEAARRIAHEIKNPLTPIKLAAERMLRKSRNRDRSLDAAVEEGSSVIVREVGNMLNLVDEFARYARMRRPQPRDVDVERLIGETVDLYRELKPGVEVEALIEAGEDGLHVKLDADQMRSALVNLLDNAIAATTPPGQVTVRAGRSNGVFDLSVSDTGSGVPKAAREKLFLPYFSTKGRGSGLGLAIVQRIVSDHNGSIRVEDNQPHGTTFSIELPQ, translated from the coding sequence ATGACCACGACCCAGGGCACTCCCCCGCGCTCCCTGCGAGAGCTGATCAAGAGCAACCGGTTCCTCGTCTGGCTTCTGGTCCTAGCCCTCGCGGTACCGACGGCCGGCTACTACGCGCTTCAGCGCGGACGCGAGATCGACCCCGCGGCGCTCAACAACAGCATCCTCCTGTTCGCGCTGCGCAACCTGAACGTGGTGCTGATCCTGATCGTCGCGTTCGTCCTCGTCCGCAACCTGACCAAGCTGTGGATCGAGCGGCGGCGGCAGCGTCTTGGGGCCAAGTTTCGCACCAAGCTGATCCTCACCTACATCGGGCTGTCGCTGCTTCCGGGACTGGTTTTGTTCCTCTACGCGACCGAACTGCTGCAGGGCTCGATCGACCGCATGTTCCGCACCGACATCGACGATCTGCTGGAACCGGCGAACCAGGTCTCCCAGGCCCTCACGTCCACCCACCAGGACCAGTTGCTGCGCGACGCGGAACGCTTACTCAGCGAAACGGCCGATCTCGACCTGGAGGATCCGCGCGGCCGCGGCAGCCTGTCGCGTGCCCTCGGGGAGACGCTGTCGTCGGCCGACCTGGACTACCTGGCCGTCTACCGCGACACGACCTTCGTCCATGCGACGGTCAACCCCCAGACCCTGTCGGAAATGCCCGAACCGACCCGCGGCATGCTGCTGGAAGCGATCCGCACCGGCGCCGCCCGCGCGGTCGACCAGGTCTCCGGTAGGGAGGAGCGCCTGATCCTGGGTGCGGCGGCGACCGACGGCGCCGACGAACCCACCGTGGCGGTCGCCGGGAGGCTGCTCGATGCCGAACTGGCCGGCAACACGGAAACCCTGATCGGCGCCTACCAGTCGCGCCGGCAACTGCACGCCCAGCGGGACGAGATACGGGCCGCGTACTGGCTCCTGTTCCTGACCGTCACCCTGTGCATCCTGCTCGTTTCCTGCTGGGTCGGCCTCTACGTGGCCGGACGGGTGACCGGACCGATCGAGGCCCTGGCCGCCGGTACCCGGCGCATCGCCGGCGGCGACCTGCAACACCGCGTCGAGGCCGCCGCCGACGACGAGGTGCAGGTGCTCGTCGACTCCTTCAACCGGATGACCGACGCGCTCGAGGACTCGAACCGCGATCTGGTTGCCACGAATCGCCGTCTGGACGCCGAGCGCGCGCGGATCGAGGCGGTGCTCGAGAGCGGTCCCGCCGGCGTCCTGTCGCTCGATCGCGACGGCAGGATCCTGACATGCAACCGCGCCGCCCTCGAGATGCTGGGGCTGGCCCCCGACACGGTACTCGCCGGCTCGCCCCCGGAAGCTCTGGGCGAACTGCTGCCCGACCGCGGAATCGAAGCCGTGTTCGCCGACCTGCCCGACGCCACACGCAGGCGTCGGCGCCCGCAAACCACTCCGGCGCGCCGGGAAGTCAGCCTCGGCGGCAAGGACGACTGGAAGACGCTGGAGGTGAAGACCAGTCCGCTGCGCGCCCCGAGCGGAGCCGGCGGCTTCGAACTGCTCGGCCACGTCATCGTGATCGAGGATCTCACCGCTCTGCTCGACGCCCAGAAGGCCGCCACCTGGACCGAAGCGGCCCGGCGCATCGCGCACGAGATCAAGAACCCGCTGACGCCGATCAAGCTCGCCGCGGAACGCATGCTCCGCAAGTCCAGGAACAGGGACAGGAGCCTGGATGCCGCGGTCGAGGAAGGGTCTTCCGTCATCGTGCGGGAGGTCGGCAACATGCTGAACCTGGTCGACGAGTTCGCCCGCTACGCTCGCATGCGCCGGCCCCAGCCCCGCGACGTCGACGTCGAGCGGCTCATCGGCGAAACGGTCGATCTCTACCGCGAACTGAAACCGGGCGTCGAAGTCGAGGCGCTGATCGAAGCCGGGGAAGACGGTCTGCACGTCAAGCTCGACGCCGACCAGATGCGCTCCGCCCTGGTCAACCTGCTGGACAACGCGATCGCCGCCACCACTCCGCCGGGCCAGGTCACGGTCCGCGCCGGCCGCAGCAACGGCGTCTTCGACCTGTCCGTCAGCGACACGGGAAGCGGCGTCCCGAAGGCGGCACGCGAGAAGCTGTTCCTGCCCTACTTCTCGACGAAGGGAAGGGGCTCCGGACTCGGTCTGGCCATCGTCCAGCGCATCGTCAGCGACCACAACGGCTCGATCCGGGTCGAGGACAACCAACCGCACGGCACGACGTTCTCGATCGAGCTGCCGCAGTAG
- a CDS encoding DUF4390 domain-containing protein, translating into MRVPWAGRLICALSLSSVLGADILAAQPPREGSNRSRKAGIAALSVVRDGSALLVSFRLDRALDERTWEKIESGLPTGFTYDIEVQRLRRRWFDQRVGATRLQVVAMYNALTREYQVNFRRDGELYASRVVTSAADLERALTVFEELPSIEIEDDRAGRFVLRVRAELRSRTRLGLIPDRVHTAWVKTPPFPPFRRSVRDTRAK; encoded by the coding sequence ATGAGAGTCCCGTGGGCGGGGCGGCTGATCTGCGCGCTCAGCCTGTCGAGCGTCCTGGGCGCCGACATACTCGCGGCCCAGCCCCCACGAGAAGGTTCCAACCGAAGCCGCAAGGCCGGCATCGCCGCGCTTTCCGTCGTCCGCGACGGTTCGGCGCTCCTGGTCAGCTTCCGCCTCGACCGCGCCCTGGACGAACGGACCTGGGAGAAGATCGAAAGCGGTCTACCGACCGGCTTCACGTACGACATCGAGGTCCAGAGGCTACGCCGCCGGTGGTTCGACCAGCGCGTCGGCGCGACCCGGCTGCAGGTCGTAGCGATGTACAACGCCCTCACCCGCGAGTACCAGGTCAACTTCAGGCGCGACGGCGAACTCTACGCCAGCCGCGTCGTCACCTCGGCCGCCGACCTCGAGCGGGCGTTGACGGTCTTCGAGGAGCTGCCGTCGATCGAGATCGAGGACGATCGGGCGGGTCGTTTCGTCCTCCGCGTGCGCGCGGAATTGCGATCACGGACCCGTCTCGGCCTGATCCCCGATCGGGTACATACGGCCTGGGTCAAGACCCCACCCTTCCCTCCGTTCCGGCGATCGGTCCGGGACACGCGGGCCAAGTGA
- the lpxC gene encoding UDP-3-O-acyl-N-acetylglucosamine deacetylase, with product MGRRANGANGSPGRSFRSDSARDRLFRQQTIRRPTAISGVGIHTGKETNLRILPAPVGSGIRFRRTDAGSVEVRADLKDVSSLELATTLGRDDVTVSTVEHLLAAVYALGIDNLVVEMDGPEVPILDGSAMPYLLLLQAAGIRRQNADRRIVAMTSVIEFKRGDKWLRASPYPGLRLDYTIDFPGCAVGRQRLQMEVDRASFERDLAPARTFCRQVDVEKMQRAGLGLGGSVDNCIVFDDKGAVNTDLRFADEPVRHKALDAIGDFTLLGAPIWGHFEILRGGHLLHYELLKELVANPQCWTWMVGEELPPQADLPLDPKQPPAWAPVLAGPPQ from the coding sequence ATGGGCAGACGCGCCAATGGAGCGAACGGGAGTCCAGGCCGTTCCTTCCGATCCGACAGCGCCCGCGACCGTCTCTTCCGGCAGCAGACGATCCGCCGGCCCACCGCCATCTCGGGAGTGGGCATCCACACCGGCAAGGAAACCAATCTGCGGATCCTACCGGCACCGGTCGGCAGCGGGATCCGGTTCCGCCGCACCGATGCCGGCAGCGTCGAGGTCCGGGCCGATCTCAAGGACGTCAGTTCCCTCGAGCTGGCGACGACACTCGGCCGCGACGATGTCACCGTGTCGACCGTGGAGCATCTGCTCGCCGCGGTCTACGCCCTCGGCATCGACAATCTGGTCGTGGAGATGGATGGCCCCGAAGTGCCGATCCTGGACGGTTCGGCGATGCCCTACCTGCTGCTCCTGCAGGCGGCCGGGATTCGCCGGCAGAACGCCGACCGGCGGATCGTGGCGATGACCTCGGTGATCGAGTTCAAGCGCGGCGACAAGTGGCTGCGCGCTTCCCCCTACCCGGGACTGCGCCTCGACTACACGATCGATTTCCCGGGCTGCGCCGTCGGACGGCAACGGCTGCAGATGGAAGTCGATCGGGCCAGCTTCGAGCGCGACCTCGCGCCGGCACGAACGTTCTGCCGTCAGGTGGATGTCGAGAAGATGCAGCGGGCCGGACTGGGTCTTGGCGGCTCCGTCGACAACTGCATCGTGTTCGACGACAAGGGAGCGGTGAACACCGACCTGCGCTTCGCCGACGAGCCGGTGCGTCACAAGGCACTCGATGCGATCGGCGACTTCACCCTGCTGGGCGCGCCGATCTGGGGCCACTTCGAGATCCTGCGCGGCGGCCACCTGCTCCACTACGAACTGCTCAAGGAACTGGTCGCGAATCCGCAGTGCTGGACCTGGATGGTCGGGGAAGAGTTGCCGCCGCAAGCGGACCTGCCTCTCGATCCGAAGCAGCCCCCGGCCTGGGCGCCGGTTCTGGCCGGTCCTCCGCAATAG